One genomic segment of Synchiropus splendidus isolate RoL2022-P1 chromosome 16, RoL_Sspl_1.0, whole genome shotgun sequence includes these proteins:
- the tpo gene encoding thyroid peroxidase: MAALVLLVLMLVSGVSSSESTEDATYLNATALRQLIIESAEETLHMINDTSNRQRRSLSSSSQRVAFHRRTEPESLEIARAATAFHATLRVLKSKVQQRYKRDVRAPELLSWEAVELIAELSLCPLPTHAAICQHSHLSKYRTITGVCNNRQNPLWGSANIALVRWLPAEYEDGEREPKGWNGRRLHNGFQLPLSREVSQKVIETKTKRLEDHYSDMLVQWGQYIDHDFTFTPQSNGAGAQWIGAECLNVCDKMDPCYPIEAKDLGRCLPFSRSLPACYSGFGSDIRQAVQQQQLNTITSVIDASMVYGSNERVADFLRDHTGRSGKLRGNPQFKDPRGRPYLPFEAKVPSDCKQGPHHDRVECVATGDNRVSESLSLISLHTLWLREHNRLAETLKTLNPHYSPETIYQEARKIVGALHQIITMRDYFPKIIGPEAFEYYIGPYRGYDPAVNPSAANVFATAAFRFGHATVSPIVWRLNETFQPHELFRPLRLHESFFSPWRIVKEGGLEPVLRGFFGTAAAHALAEELLTDELTDKLVVLQVPHDMDLGSLNMQRGRDHAIPAYNDWREFCGLERVRTVEELADALGSWSVAEKILQLYKTPDNIDLYLGGIAERFLRGARTGPVFACLIGKQLKAMRDGDRFWWELDSQFTPWQREELYKHSLSRIICDNTAIQEVPYDAFTFQRYPSGYVPCSHIPALNLEAWREIPHPELERCGSPRPTANGDYILSNASGKLVALYSCYHGYKLKGAAALVCEGGRWKGHPPQCTGKDAAH, translated from the exons ATGGCTGCACTTGTGCTGCTTGTGTTGATGCTGGTGAGCGGTGTTTCCTCAAGTGAGTCGACAGAAGACGCCACTTATTTAAATG CCACAGCTCTCAGACAGCTAATCATCGAGTCTGCTGAAGAAACTCTTCATATGATCAACGACACCTCCAACAGACAAAG ACGCAGCCTGAGTTCCTCCTCTCAGCGGGTTGCGTTCCACCGGAGGACTGAACCAGAAAGTCTGGAGATCGCCCGAGCGGCCACGGCCTTCCACGCCACTCTGAGAGTCCTGAAGAGCAAAGTGCAGCAGAGATACAAGAGGGACGTCCGGGCGCCAG AGCTGCTTTCTTGGGAGGCCGTGGAGCTGATTGCAGAGCTGTCACTGTGTCCTCTCCCCACACACGCGGCCATCTGTCAGCACAGCCATCTCAGCAAGTACCGCACCATCACAGGTGTCTGCAACAACAG GCAAAATCCTCTCTGGGGATCAGCCAACATCGCCCTGGTCAGATGGCTTCCGGCGGAATACGAGGACGGGGAGAGAGAGCCAAAGGGTTGGAACGGACGGCGGCTCCATAATGGATTCCAGCTTCCCTTG TCTCGGGAGGTCAGCCAGAAAGTCATCGAGACCAAAACCAAACGGCTGGAGGACCATTACTCTGATATGCTGGTGCAGTGGGGTCAGTACATCGACCACGACTTCACATTCACCCCGCAGAGCAACGGCGCCGGGGCCCAGTGGATCGGTGCCGAGTGTTTGAACGTCTGCGACAAGATGGACCCGTGCTACCCCATCGAG GCCAAGGACCTGGGGCGCTGCCTTCCCTTCTCCCGCTCCCTGCCAGCCTGCTACTCAGGGTTTGGCTCCGACATCCGTCAGGCtgtgcagcaacagcagctgaaCACCATCACGTCAGTCATCGACGCCTCCATGGTTTACGGCAGCAATGAACGAGTGGCGGACTTCCTTCGCGACCACACGGGACGAAGCGGAAAGCTGAGGGGTAACCCTCAGTTCAAGGACCCCAGAGGAAGACCCTACCTTCCTTTTGAAGCCAAAGTGCCGTCGGATTGCAAGCAGGGTCCCCACCACGATCGAGTGGAGTGCGTTGCTACCGGGGACAACCGAGTCAGCGAAAGTCTGTCTCTGATATCGCTGCATACACTGTGGCTGCGAGAACATAACAGGCTCGCTGAAACCTTGAAAACTCTCAACCCCCACTATAGTCCGGAAACCATATACCAAGAAGCTCGCAAGATTGTGGGAGCCCTGCACCAG ATCATCACCATGAGAGATTACTTCCCGAAAATCATCGGACCGGAAGCTTTTGAATATTACATCGGGCCCTATAGAGGGTACGACCCAGCTGTGAACCCCTCCGCAGCAAACGTTTTCGCTACCGCGGCCTTCCGCTTCGGCCACGCCACCGTCTCCCCGATCGTCTGGAGGCTGAACGAGACTTTCCAGCCGCATGAGCTCTTCCGTCCCCTGAGACTGCACGAGAGCTTCTTCAGTCCTTGGAGGATCGTGAAAGAAG GTGGGCTTGAACCCGTCCTCAGAGGCTTCTTCGGAACGGCGGCAGCACATGCACTCGCCGAAGAGCTGCTCACCGATGAGTTGACAGACAAGCTGGTGGTTCTGCAGGTGCCCCACGATATGGACCTGGGCTCGCTCAACATGCAGAGGGGACGCGATCACGCCATCCCTG CGTACAACGATTGGAGGGAGTTCTGCGGACTGGAGCGAGTCCGGACTGTGGAGGAGCTTGCGGACGCTTTGGGGAGCTGGTCTGTGGCGGAGAAGATTTTGCAACTCTACAAAACTCCAGACAACATCGATCTTTACCTCGGGGGGATTGCAGAACGCTTCTTGCGGGGCGCCAGAACCGGTCCGGTTTTCGCTTGTCTCATCGGGAAGCAGCTGAAAGCCATGCGCGACGGCGACAG GTTCTGGTGGGAGCTTGACAGCCAGTTCACACCGTGGCAGAGGGAGGAGCTTTACAAACATTCCCTATCCAGGATCATCTGTGACAACACCGCCATCCAGGAAGTCCCCTATGATGCCTTCACGTTCCAGAGATACCCCTCTGGCTACGTCCCTTGCAGCCACATACCTGCGCTGAACTTGGAAGCCTGGAGAGAAATCCCACATCCAG AACTGGAGCGCTGCGGTTCTCCGCGGCCGACAGCCAATGGGGACTATATCCTGTCCAACGCATCTGGCAAGCTGGTGGCGCTGTACTCCTGTTACCATGGTTACAAATTGAAAGGTGCAGCCGCATTAGTATGTGAGGGGGGTCGCTGGAAAGGCCACCCTCCACAGTGCACAG GTAAAGACGCAGCTCACTGA